The sequence AACAATTTTATGATCCAGGGCGGTGACCCCACCGGCAGTGGCCGCGGCGGCCCCGGCTACAAATTTGAAGATGAAACCGCGGGCAACCCGCTGAAACATGAAACTGGCGTACTCTCGATGGCCAATGCTGGCCCGAATACCAATGGCAGCCAGTTTTTTATCACCCATTCGCCGCAGCCGCATCTGAATGGCAAACACACCGTTTTCGGCAAAGTCACCAGCGGCATGGATGTGGTTAACGCCATTCGCCAGGGCGATGTGATGGAAAGCGTCGCTGTCAGCGAAGCGTAGTAGAAACAAGCTAACCACAGAGTACACAGAGATATTTCTCTGTGTACTCTGTGGCTTATTCTTTGTTCAAACGAAAAATGCCTAAATTAAAAATCATCGTCAATCCAAATTCGGGACGCGGCGAGGGCTTACGCTCAATCCCGCAAATTGAAGCCTGTTTACAGGCCCACGCGCTGGACTATGATCTGGTGCAAACTGAGCGACCCTGGCACGCAGCGGAACTGGCCCAGCAGGCTGTCTTGGACGGCTTTGATATTGTTGTGGCCGCAGGCGGCGATGGCACGG comes from Chloroflexota bacterium and encodes:
- a CDS encoding peptidylprolyl isomerase, yielding MQWKQPPAMEIDAEKNYQLAMQTSRGLIEIELYAQHAPKTVNNFVFLARQGFYDGIKFHRVINNFMIQGGDPTGSGRGGPGYKFEDETAGNPLKHETGVLSMANAGPNTNGSQFFITHSPQPHLNGKHTVFGKVTSGMDVVNAIRQGDVMESVAVSEA